A genome region from Planctomycetaceae bacterium includes the following:
- a CDS encoding amidohydrolase family protein: protein MIIDIHTHAFPDAIAQRAIAKLESLASWKAVGAGTIASLVQSMNEAGVDASVICAIATKPDQAAGILEWCRGIRSDRIIPFPSVHPDTPDAAAWVRRFADEGFRGIKLHPMYQDFAADDARADAIYAQAAKLGLLVTLHCGRDIAFAPDDDRASAARMAAILARHEGIKLVCTHLGGWKSWDESYEHLVGRNVYLETSFSLQLLGAHRATELIKEHGAGRVLFGTDWPWQSQSADIEFIRSLEIPEADKAAVLGENAAALLYGVRQP from the coding sequence ATGATCATCGACATCCACACCCACGCGTTCCCTGACGCCATCGCCCAGCGGGCCATCGCCAAGCTCGAATCGCTGGCAAGCTGGAAAGCCGTCGGGGCCGGCACCATCGCCTCGCTCGTGCAGTCGATGAACGAAGCCGGCGTCGATGCTTCCGTCATCTGCGCCATCGCCACCAAGCCCGACCAGGCCGCCGGAATCCTCGAATGGTGTCGCGGCATCCGCAGCGACCGGATCATCCCCTTCCCCTCGGTGCATCCCGATACGCCTGACGCCGCCGCCTGGGTCCGGCGATTCGCCGACGAGGGCTTCCGTGGAATCAAGCTGCACCCGATGTACCAGGACTTTGCAGCCGACGATGCGCGGGCCGATGCGATCTACGCCCAGGCCGCCAAGCTCGGCCTGCTGGTGACGCTGCATTGCGGCCGCGACATCGCCTTTGCCCCCGACGACGATCGCGCGTCGGCGGCTCGCATGGCGGCGATCCTGGCGCGGCACGAGGGCATCAAGCTCGTCTGCACGCACCTGGGCGGGTGGAAGAGTTGGGACGAGTCTTACGAGCACCTCGTCGGCCGCAATGTGTATCTGGAAACCTCCTTCAGCCTCCAACTTCTCGGAGCCCATCGCGCGACGGAACTGATCAAAGAACACGGCGCCGGGCGCGTGTTGTTCGGGACCGACTGGCCGTGGCAGAGCCAGTCGGCCGACATCGAGTTCATCCGCTCGCTGGAGATCCCCGAGGCCGACAAAGCGGCGGTCCTGGGCGAAAATGCCGCCGCACTGCTCTATGGAGTGCGGCAGCCTTAG
- a CDS encoding Cof-type HAD-IIB family hydrolase, translating into MRIHLVALDIDGTLLNSAKQITATTAAIVRMARKQGGVHVVLASGRPPRSLMPIYRHLDLDSPTISYNGALVFDPPSNRILMHRPLALEMCWQVVEAARDEYPQVVISGEILDRWYSEPYDPALAVMAGKTFHPHEIGPVETWLVEPATKLLLLGEPGRLVELQKEIELRHPHQMTICTEGPLLQITHATVSKREALKMVAAEMGVMQSQVMAIGDNLNDVGMLEWAGVGVAMGNSPKTVLRVADYITDTHDADGAASAIHDIILGGLKKLGGEA; encoded by the coding sequence ATGAGAATTCATCTGGTTGCTCTTGATATTGACGGGACGCTGCTGAACTCCGCCAAGCAGATCACCGCCACCACCGCGGCGATTGTGCGGATGGCCCGCAAGCAGGGCGGCGTGCATGTGGTGCTGGCCAGCGGCAGACCGCCGCGGTCGCTCATGCCGATCTATCGCCACCTCGACCTGGACAGCCCGACCATCAGCTACAACGGCGCCCTGGTCTTCGACCCGCCGTCCAACCGCATCCTCATGCATCGTCCGCTGGCACTGGAAATGTGCTGGCAGGTGGTCGAGGCCGCCCGCGACGAGTACCCCCAGGTTGTCATCTCCGGCGAGATCCTCGATCGCTGGTATAGCGAACCGTACGACCCGGCTCTGGCGGTGATGGCCGGAAAGACATTCCACCCGCACGAGATCGGCCCGGTCGAGACGTGGCTCGTCGAGCCGGCGACCAAGCTGCTCCTGCTGGGCGAACCGGGACGCCTCGTCGAGTTGCAGAAGGAAATCGAACTGCGCCATCCGCACCAGATGACCATCTGTACCGAGGGGCCTCTGCTCCAGATCACCCACGCCACCGTCTCCAAGCGGGAAGCCCTGAAAATGGTCGCTGCCGAGATGGGCGTCATGCAGAGCCAGGTCATGGCTATCGGCGACAACCTCAACGACGTCGGGATGCTCGAATGGGCCGGCGTCGGAGTGGCGATGGGCAATTCCCCCAAGACCGTCCTGAGAGTGGCCGACTACATCACCGACACCCACGACGCTGACGGCGCCGCCAGCGCCATCCACGACATCATCCTCGGCGGTCTCAAGAAACTGGGCGGCGAGGCGTAA
- a CDS encoding anaerobic sulfatase maturase, translating to MSEIIRPFNIMCKPVCGTCNLDCCYCYYTAKPRELYPDATKFMMSDAVLDSYTRQYIQTQPQQCEFGWQGGEPTLAGIDFFRKAVDLQTQYNLGEQTISNALQTNGTLLTDEWCEFLAEHKFLVGLSLDGPPQWHDTFRRDKANNPTFHRAWAGLELLRKHKVEFNVLVTLNSANAPHAGDIYRYFTNRGVAYLQFIPILERTPDGRPTPFSCSGEQFGRFLLDVFEIWATRDVGTVSERLIDNVLHQIIYGQASTCCYADRCANAHVLEWNGDLYVCDHFVYKQWRVGNIMDRPMEDLVRDAMLDEFALLKTELPATCRACEFLQFCRGGCPKHHMPIGTDPARVNHFCDGYKAFFTHALPILAQMAEYIKAGKTPPLAKLAGEGKAAKPARPAPGAAAPNRNDPCPCGSGRKFKSCCGRK from the coding sequence ATGTCCGAAATCATCCGCCCGTTCAACATCATGTGCAAACCCGTGTGCGGGACGTGCAATCTCGATTGCTGCTACTGCTACTACACCGCCAAGCCGCGCGAGTTGTACCCCGACGCGACGAAGTTCATGATGAGCGACGCCGTGCTCGACAGCTACACGCGCCAATACATCCAGACCCAGCCCCAGCAGTGTGAGTTCGGATGGCAGGGCGGCGAACCCACGCTGGCTGGAATCGACTTCTTCCGCAAGGCCGTCGATCTGCAGACGCAGTACAATCTCGGCGAGCAGACCATCTCCAACGCCCTGCAGACCAACGGTACGCTGCTGACGGACGAATGGTGCGAGTTCCTCGCCGAGCACAAGTTCCTGGTTGGCCTGAGCCTCGACGGCCCGCCGCAGTGGCACGACACCTTCCGCCGCGACAAGGCCAACAACCCCACCTTCCACCGCGCGTGGGCGGGGCTGGAACTGCTGCGAAAGCACAAGGTCGAGTTCAACGTGCTGGTAACGCTCAACAGCGCCAACGCCCCGCACGCCGGCGACATCTACCGCTACTTCACCAACCGCGGCGTGGCGTACCTGCAGTTCATCCCGATCCTCGAGCGAACGCCCGACGGTCGGCCGACGCCGTTCTCGTGCTCGGGCGAACAGTTCGGGCGGTTTCTGCTGGATGTGTTCGAGATCTGGGCCACGCGCGACGTCGGTACCGTTTCAGAGCGGCTGATCGACAACGTGCTGCACCAGATCATCTATGGCCAGGCCAGCACCTGCTGCTACGCCGATCGCTGCGCCAATGCGCACGTGCTGGAGTGGAACGGCGACCTGTACGTCTGCGACCACTTCGTCTACAAGCAGTGGCGAGTGGGCAATATCATGGACCGCCCGATGGAAGACCTCGTGCGCGACGCGATGCTCGACGAGTTCGCTTTGCTCAAGACCGAACTGCCCGCCACGTGCCGCGCCTGCGAGTTCCTGCAGTTCTGTCGCGGCGGATGCCCCAAGCACCACATGCCCATCGGCACGGACCCGGCACGCGTAAACCATTTCTGCGACGGCTACAAGGCGTTCTTCACGCACGCCCTGCCGATCCTGGCGCAGATGGCCGAGTACATCAAGGCCGGCAAGACACCGCCGCTGGCGAAACTGGCCGGCGAAGGCAAAGCCGCCAAGCCCGCCCGTCCCGCCCCCGGGGCGGCCGCCCCCAACCGCAACGATCCGTGCCCCTGCGGGTCCGGCCGAAAGTTCAAGAGTTGCTGCGGAAGGAAGTAG
- a CDS encoding ABC transporter permease: protein MKALHKVTDIAMLGLHSLSVHVVRSILTALGIIIGVCSVVIMLAANAGAAHKAAMTLRALGSNNIIINTIKLPDQTAGGSSRERNQINAYGLLRSDVPRLSGSVPGITRCVVARVSLRDTHVRGQNLTVAAVGTEPEYLDVARLNILAGRFITELDKQEHKAHCVVTASLAERMFAFENPLGKVLTLDGEPFVVVGVMDRLPPSLAGRADEAGNNVIIPLTADQDRFGDVSIRVTGLSRTIEKVELSQIIMQMENEQSVIEGSAVARGLLAAFHDSGDYDLVVPLELIAQQKQQMHLWNMMSVVIAAVSLVVGGIGIMNIMLASVTERTREIGVRRALGAKKRDIIAQFLIEAVMLTTVGGLIGIAIGRFAPLIIERWIDFTAIVTPATLVVPFMMAVLVGLVSGLYPALRAANLNPIEALRHE, encoded by the coding sequence ATGAAAGCCCTCCACAAGGTCACCGACATCGCCATGCTGGGGCTGCACAGCCTCTCGGTGCATGTGGTGCGCTCGATCCTGACAGCCTTGGGAATCATCATCGGCGTCTGCAGCGTCGTGATCATGCTTGCCGCCAACGCCGGCGCCGCCCACAAGGCGGCGATGACCCTGCGCGCCCTGGGCAGCAACAACATCATTATCAACACGATCAAACTGCCCGACCAGACTGCCGGCGGGTCCTCGCGCGAACGCAACCAGATCAACGCCTATGGATTGCTCCGCAGCGACGTGCCGAGGCTTTCGGGAAGCGTTCCGGGCATCACGCGCTGCGTCGTGGCACGCGTCTCACTGCGGGACACCCACGTGCGAGGGCAGAATCTCACGGTGGCGGCCGTGGGCACCGAGCCCGAGTATCTCGACGTCGCCCGCCTGAACATCCTGGCCGGGCGATTCATCACGGAACTGGACAAGCAGGAGCACAAGGCCCACTGCGTGGTTACGGCGAGTCTCGCAGAACGGATGTTCGCCTTTGAGAACCCGCTGGGAAAGGTCCTCACACTCGACGGCGAGCCGTTCGTGGTGGTGGGGGTGATGGACCGCCTGCCGCCGTCGCTGGCCGGACGCGCCGACGAGGCGGGAAACAACGTCATCATCCCGCTGACGGCCGACCAGGACCGCTTCGGCGACGTCAGCATCCGCGTCACCGGCCTCAGCCGCACGATCGAGAAGGTTGAACTCAGCCAGATCATCATGCAGATGGAGAACGAGCAGTCGGTTATCGAGGGTTCGGCCGTCGCGCGGGGGTTGCTGGCGGCTTTTCACGACAGCGGCGACTATGACCTGGTCGTCCCGCTGGAACTGATCGCCCAGCAGAAGCAGCAGATGCACTTGTGGAACATGATGTCGGTAGTGATTGCGGCGGTATCGCTGGTGGTGGGAGGCATCGGGATCATGAACATCATGCTCGCCAGCGTTACCGAGCGGACGCGCGAGATCGGCGTCCGCCGCGCCTTGGGGGCAAAGAAGCGCGACATTATCGCCCAGTTCCTTATCGAGGCGGTGATGCTCACCACAGTCGGCGGGCTGATCGGCATCGCCATCGGTCGATTCGCCCCGTTGATCATCGAGCGATGGATCGACTTCACCGCCATCGTCACCCCGGCCACCCTCGTCGTGCCGTTCATGATGGCCGTGCTGGTGGGCCTGGTCAGCGGCCTTTACCCCGCACTCCGCGCGGCCAACCTCAACCCCATCGAGGCCCTGCGCCATGAGTAG
- a CDS encoding ABC transporter ATP-binding protein yields the protein MAIASQPGPDDLVVLQDLSKIYSIGLQRVAALEGLSLRITQGQYVAIMGPSGSGKSTLLNILGCLDRPSGGQYFLGGQDVSGMDDNRLSDVRNTRIGFIFQSFNLIRWLTVTANIEVPLFYQGVKRAQRHPRSRELAEMVGLGNRMNHRPWELSGGQQQRVAVARALANDPLILLADEPTGNLDSRTTEEILNLFDDLHRRGRTIIMVTHEDAVAQRAQRVIRLRDGRVETDCLQ from the coding sequence ATGGCCATCGCAAGCCAACCCGGTCCGGACGACCTGGTCGTTTTACAGGATCTTTCGAAGATCTACTCCATCGGTCTGCAGCGGGTGGCGGCGCTGGAGGGTCTGTCCCTGCGCATCACGCAGGGGCAGTACGTGGCGATCATGGGCCCCAGCGGCTCGGGCAAGAGCACCCTGCTGAACATCCTGGGCTGCCTCGACCGCCCCAGCGGCGGGCAGTATTTTCTGGGCGGCCAGGACGTCTCGGGCATGGACGACAACCGCCTCAGCGACGTCCGCAATACGCGCATCGGGTTCATCTTTCAGAGCTTCAATCTCATTCGATGGCTGACGGTGACCGCCAACATCGAGGTGCCCCTGTTCTACCAGGGCGTCAAACGCGCCCAGCGCCATCCGCGCAGCCGCGAACTGGCGGAGATGGTCGGCCTGGGCAACCGCATGAACCACCGCCCGTGGGAACTCTCGGGCGGGCAGCAGCAGCGAGTGGCCGTCGCGCGGGCGCTGGCCAACGACCCGCTGATCCTGCTGGCCGACGAGCCCACCGGCAATCTCGATTCGCGCACGACCGAGGAGATCCTGAACCTCTTCGACGACCTGCACCGCCGCGGGCGCACCATCATTATGGTCACGCATGAAGACGCCGTGGCCCAGCGGGCCCAGCGCGTCATCCGCCTGCGCGACGGGCGCGTCGAAACGGACTGCCTCCAATGA